The following DNA comes from Pontibacillus halophilus JSM 076056 = DSM 19796.
TAGACAGGATTCGCAGGGTCTGGCTCAATTTTCTCACGTAGTCGGCGGATATGAACGTTAATCGTGTTCGTATCTCCTTCATAGTCATATCCCCAGATTCGCTCAAGCAGCTGAGAGCGTGAAAACACTTGCGATTCGTTCTTTACAAGAAACCACAATAGATCGAATTCCTTCACTGTTGTCTCAATGACCGCTTCGTCCTTTAGGAGCCTCCGCTGCTTCTGATTCATATGAAACGCGCCGAAAGACACGTCGTCTGATGAAGATTGCGGGGTTCGTTCATACCGTCTCATGACATTCTTCAGTCTTAACACAAGCTCTCGAGGACTGAACGGCTTCGTCATGTAATCATCGACTCCAATGGACAAGCCAAATAATTTGTCTTTCTCCTGACTGAGAGCCGTCAACAGAATAACAGGGATATCGTCGGCGAATCGAATCTCCTCTGCCACATCGAGCCCACTCTTAAAGGGCATCATGATGTCTAAGATAACGGCGTCGGGTCGATCTTTCTGCCACCGTTCTATGGCTTCTTCCCCGTCTCTTGCAATTATGACCTCGTAGCCCTCTCGCTCTAGATAGCGTCGGCACACATCAATGATATTTTCATCGTCTTCTGCAACCAGTACGGTATAACTCAAAGAATCACGTTCCTTGCTTAGAATTGAGCGTGACCGAAGCTGACGCCAAAGGCTTTACACCAAATGACGATTCGGTCCCCTTCCTCTACTGTTAATTGTACAGGAATTTCATAGTTTTGATTCCCTTTGTTGCCCTTTAATGTGCCAAGAGACGTTCCATCTTTCGTTTCCTGTCCATCCTTTACAAGGTAGACATACAAATCTGGTCTGTTTGTCGTCGCAAACTCGCTTAGTCGGAGAATGTTCCCATCCTCACTTTCGAATACTTCTGCATTTCCTTCAATCGAGTGAACGTTGTCGACCTCTTCGAACTCTCCTGCTAGGATAGGAGAAGGTGTTTCTTCTTGAGCACTTGACTCTCCCGTATCTTTATTCGGCGCGGTTTCTTCATTTGGTTCAGTTGAGGCGTTCGATTCTGTCGCAACGGGGAAGGCTTCATCCACTTCCTTATCAATAAATAATGGGGATAGTAGCCACCATCCCACTATAAGTAGAGCGACAACAGCAACGCTCAGGAACCAATAGATCCTTTTCTTCACTAGGCATTCTCTCCTTCTAGAACGTATGTCTAGCATAAGAAAGAGTCATTATAAACCTATAACGAAAAGATAAACTTTTTATAAACTCTTTGTAGAAAGGAGGAAATGTTATGTCACGTGCCCAATTTGGCTTACTCTCTGGTGCCATTATGCTCCTGTGCGTCGTACTTACTATTAAAGTAAGTCCGAAAGGTTCACTTGGCGAACTACTCTTCCAAGCTGATATTCGCAATCTCGTAATCGGTGCATTCATCTTTTGTTTTATCGTATGGAGACGCTTGGAGAAAGACGTTCAGCAAGCATGGGTGAACCGAGTTCGCTCTAGCTTGTCCATGTTGTTTATTGTAGCGGTGGTGTCCTATTTCATCTTGTAATGGAAGAAGGCTCAGAAATGAGTCTTCTTTTTTTACGTCTTCTTATAGGAATGTCATCCCTTAACCCCACTTTCACCCCTCTCAAACTAATTCATCCCACTCAATTTGTATTAAGTTTATATTAAGAAACATCCAACTTCTTACTTATTTTCTATATCACTACCACTTGTTAAAAAAGCCAACAATTACGCAATGAAAGCGTATTAAATAATGCTAAACAACCATAAAAAATTGATATATCACTCCATTGACGCTGGTTAATCTGACGAGCTACGCTTAACAGGCATTAATTTGTATTATT
Coding sequences within:
- a CDS encoding DM13 domain-containing protein encodes the protein MKKRIYWFLSVAVVALLIVGWWLLSPLFIDKEVDEAFPVATESNASTEPNEETAPNKDTGESSAQEETPSPILAGEFEEVDNVHSIEGNAEVFESEDGNILRLSEFATTNRPDLYVYLVKDGQETKDGTSLGTLKGNKGNQNYEIPVQLTVEEGDRIVIWCKAFGVSFGHAQF
- a CDS encoding response regulator transcription factor, encoding MSYTVLVAEDDENIIDVCRRYLEREGYEVIIARDGEEAIERWQKDRPDAVILDIMMPFKSGLDVAEEIRFADDIPVILLTALSQEKDKLFGLSIGVDDYMTKPFSPRELVLRLKNVMRRYERTPQSSSDDVSFGAFHMNQKQRRLLKDEAVIETTVKEFDLLWFLVKNESQVFSRSQLLERIWGYDYEGDTNTINVHIRRLREKIEPDPANPVYLKTVWGIGYKFEGRM